In one Sphingomonas sp. S1-29 genomic region, the following are encoded:
- a CDS encoding acyltransferase family protein: MAMPDGRRRDLQALRGWAVTIVILFHTGLGVLPSGYLGVDMFFVLSGYLIAGIILRDRAAGRFRFGEFYLRRARRLLPAAYAMLALTIVAAMLLLTRSFHARFLDQLAGALTMSINMVLWRQINYFHDSAIFEPLLHLWSLAVEEQFYLLMPALLVVLPPRRWAAALAVATLVSLIAYLAVYPRAPAAAFYLLPLRAWELGLGAVAATAYPGRARVCGWATRLRPLALLALLALPLAPTVAALVPWLTLFACIAAVAFIVAQPWEVRALTPWAAIGDRSYSLYLAHWPLFAFANIVWLGMPLPPLSVGALLLATAALGWASYRWIEQPGQAMPLGPRRIWGLAAAGAGGLALLGAIGAQVVAGRGQPFDTSGVTGLPLLGCEGTATRFDGRCSQSPQPRILLWGDSFSQHLVPALTASTRHPIAQASLGGCAPLLGIAAVDRLASRRIAATCIGFNDSVLAYLARTPSIELVVLSGRYLRYVTPDTHLLLSAGDSIVASTPGRIVAAQARTSAAIRAIGRRVVVVSGPPQARFDIGQCWERKLAGLPHAGARPDCAIAPASAHVLTQPTARLLDAFVSAADTPVLRIDRAMCANRVCPTAWNGVPLYRDNDHLGEAGSRLVGRRFALGERLWAMGR; encoded by the coding sequence ATGGCGATGCCCGACGGCAGGCGTCGCGACCTGCAGGCGCTGCGCGGATGGGCGGTGACGATCGTGATCCTGTTCCACACGGGGCTCGGGGTGCTTCCCTCGGGCTATCTCGGCGTCGACATGTTCTTCGTGCTGTCGGGCTATCTGATCGCCGGGATCATCCTGCGCGATCGCGCCGCGGGGCGGTTTCGCTTCGGCGAGTTTTATCTGCGCCGCGCGCGCCGGCTGTTGCCCGCGGCCTATGCGATGCTGGCGCTGACGATCGTCGCGGCGATGCTGCTGCTGACACGCAGCTTCCATGCGCGCTTCCTCGATCAATTGGCGGGCGCGCTGACGATGTCGATCAACATGGTCCTGTGGCGACAGATCAATTATTTCCACGATTCGGCGATCTTCGAGCCGCTGCTGCACCTGTGGTCGCTCGCGGTCGAGGAGCAATTCTATCTGCTCATGCCTGCGCTGCTGGTGGTGTTGCCACCGCGCCGATGGGCGGCGGCGCTCGCGGTGGCGACGTTGGTCAGCCTGATCGCCTATCTCGCCGTCTATCCGCGCGCGCCCGCTGCCGCCTTCTACCTGCTGCCGTTGCGCGCATGGGAGCTTGGCTTGGGGGCGGTCGCGGCGACGGCCTATCCCGGGCGCGCGCGCGTTTGCGGCTGGGCAACCCGGCTTCGCCCGCTCGCGCTGTTGGCGCTGCTTGCGCTGCCGCTTGCGCCCACGGTCGCCGCGCTGGTTCCCTGGTTGACCCTGTTCGCATGCATCGCGGCGGTGGCGTTCATCGTCGCCCAGCCCTGGGAAGTCCGCGCGCTGACGCCGTGGGCAGCGATCGGCGATCGATCCTATTCACTGTACCTGGCGCATTGGCCGCTATTCGCTTTCGCCAACATCGTGTGGCTCGGGATGCCGTTGCCGCCCTTGTCGGTCGGCGCGCTGCTGCTGGCGACGGCCGCGCTCGGATGGGCATCCTATCGCTGGATCGAGCAGCCGGGGCAGGCGATGCCGCTTGGCCCCCGGCGGATCTGGGGGCTGGCGGCGGCGGGCGCGGGGGGCCTGGCGCTGCTGGGGGCGATCGGCGCGCAGGTGGTGGCGGGGCGCGGCCAGCCCTTCGACACAAGCGGCGTCACCGGGCTGCCGCTGCTCGGATGCGAGGGCACCGCCACGCGCTTCGACGGGCGCTGCAGCCAATCGCCGCAGCCCAGGATCCTGCTATGGGGCGATTCCTTCTCGCAGCATCTCGTCCCCGCGCTCACCGCCTCGACCCGCCACCCCATCGCGCAGGCAAGCCTTGGCGGATGCGCGCCATTACTCGGCATCGCGGCGGTGGACCGGCTGGCGAGCCGCCGGATCGCCGCGACGTGCATCGGCTTCAACGACAGCGTGCTGGCGTATCTCGCGCGAACCCCCAGCATCGAGCTGGTGGTGCTGTCGGGTCGGTATCTTCGCTATGTCACCCCCGATACCCACCTGCTGTTGTCCGCCGGCGACAGCATCGTCGCGAGCACGCCCGGTCGGATCGTCGCGGCGCAAGCGCGAACGAGCGCAGCGATCCGCGCGATCGGCCGCCGCGTGGTGGTCGTTTCTGGACCACCGCAGGCGCGCTTCGATATCGGCCAATGCTGGGAGCGCAAGCTGGCAGGGCTGCCGCACGCAGGTGCCCGCCCCGATTGCGCGATCGCTCCGGCAAGCGCGCATGTGCTGACGCAGCCGACCGCACGGCTGCTCGACGCGTTCGTGAGCGCCGCCGACACGCCGGTGTTGCGGATCGACCGCGCGATGTGCGCCAACCGCGTCTGCCCCACCGCCTGGAACGGCGTCCCGCTGTACCGCGACAACGACCATCTCGGCGAAGCCGGGTCGCGCCTGGTGGGCCGCCGGTTCGCACTGGGCGAGCGGCTATGGGCGATGGGGCGCTAG
- a CDS encoding ABC transporter ATP-binding protein, producing the protein MTPAPNQHEAAGPWRSARKLYDALPQKRRRQAALTIVLMIVGAFAELATIGAVLPFLAIVTGGSQGRYGGAVAIVDSLAATTGLGTLGFSALLLVAIAILSGAVRLALVRTSQNFVFSVAHDLATQIYDRTLHQPYSYHVMRNSSQTISGIEKVQYVLGNVLLPAMLGTTAAVVGLFILAALIAIDPATSLIACLCFVILYAIVSLATRKRLYRNADIIGDALQERVQTLQEGMGGIRDVLLDRTQPIFVAKFARVDRAFRRAQAANQFIAAAPRYVVEAGGVVLIAALTLYVSTQPGGIVAALPMLGALALGAQRLLPLVQQVYFSWSQIHGNRRAIEDVARLLDIPPPAPHAAIPVPALASAIEFDRVTYRYPSGDRPAIESLSLTIPKGARIGLVGKSGGGKSTLADLVMGLLDPTTGCLRVDGRVLDAAAKPSWQAQIAHVPQAIYLADSSIAANIAFGRDADAIDMGRVRDAAEGADLHDFIAGLPDGYRTRVGERGIRLSGGQRQRIGIARALYKQATILILDEATSALDDETERAVMAAIDRLSRDLTIVSIAHRVSTLRGCDLVVRIEGGRIVAQGPYAHIVTAAAAAG; encoded by the coding sequence ATGACCCCCGCCCCGAACCAGCACGAAGCCGCGGGCCCCTGGCGATCGGCGCGCAAACTCTACGATGCGCTGCCGCAGAAGCGTCGACGCCAGGCGGCGCTGACGATCGTCCTGATGATCGTCGGCGCCTTTGCCGAACTCGCGACGATCGGTGCGGTGCTGCCCTTCCTCGCGATCGTGACCGGGGGGTCGCAGGGCCGCTATGGCGGCGCGGTCGCGATCGTCGATTCGCTCGCGGCAACCACGGGCCTCGGCACGCTCGGCTTTTCGGCGCTGCTGCTGGTGGCGATCGCGATCCTGTCGGGCGCGGTGCGGCTGGCACTGGTCCGCACCAGCCAGAATTTCGTCTTCTCGGTCGCGCATGACCTGGCGACGCAGATCTACGACCGCACGCTGCACCAGCCCTATAGCTACCATGTCATGCGCAACAGCAGCCAGACGATCTCGGGGATCGAGAAGGTGCAATATGTGCTCGGCAATGTGCTGCTGCCCGCGATGCTCGGCACCACCGCGGCGGTGGTCGGGCTGTTCATCCTCGCCGCGCTGATCGCGATCGACCCGGCAACCTCGCTGATCGCGTGCCTGTGCTTCGTCATACTCTACGCGATCGTCAGCCTGGCGACCCGCAAGCGGTTGTACCGCAATGCCGACATCATCGGCGATGCGCTGCAGGAGCGCGTCCAGACGCTGCAGGAGGGGATGGGCGGCATCCGCGACGTCCTGCTCGATCGCACCCAGCCGATCTTCGTCGCCAAATTCGCGCGCGTCGATCGCGCCTTTCGCCGCGCGCAGGCTGCCAACCAATTCATCGCCGCCGCGCCGCGCTATGTCGTCGAAGCGGGCGGGGTCGTGCTCATCGCGGCGCTGACGCTCTATGTCAGCACCCAGCCTGGCGGGATCGTCGCGGCTTTGCCGATGCTCGGCGCGCTGGCGCTCGGCGCGCAGCGACTGCTGCCCCTGGTCCAGCAGGTCTATTTCAGCTGGTCGCAGATCCATGGCAACCGCCGCGCGATCGAGGATGTCGCACGGCTGCTCGATATCCCGCCCCCCGCGCCCCACGCCGCGATCCCCGTCCCGGCGCTGGCCAGCGCGATCGAGTTCGATCGCGTCACCTATCGCTATCCCTCGGGTGACCGCCCCGCGATCGAGTCGCTGTCGCTGACGATCCCCAAGGGGGCGCGGATCGGGCTGGTCGGCAAATCGGGGGGCGGCAAGAGCACGCTCGCCGATCTGGTGATGGGACTGCTCGATCCGACGACGGGGTGCCTGCGCGTCGATGGCCGCGTGCTCGACGCTGCCGCCAAGCCGTCGTGGCAGGCACAGATCGCGCATGTGCCGCAAGCGATCTACCTCGCCGACAGCAGCATCGCCGCCAACATCGCCTTCGGGCGCGACGCCGACGCGATCGACATGGGGCGCGTCCGCGACGCGGCCGAGGGTGCCGACCTCCACGACTTCATCGCTGGGCTCCCCGATGGCTACCGCACCCGCGTCGGCGAACGCGGCATCCGGCTGTCGGGCGGGCAGCGCCAGCGGATCGGCATCGCCCGCGCGCTGTACAAGCAGGCGACGATCCTGATCCTCGACGAAGCCACCAGCGCGCTCGACGACGAAACCGAACGCGCGGTGATGGCCGCGATCGACCGATTGTCGCGCGACCTGACGATCGTCTCGATCGCCCACCGGGTGTCGACGTTGCGCGGGTGTGACCTGGTGGTGCGGATCGAGGGCGGCCGGATCGTCGCGCAGGGGCCCTATGCGCACATCGTGACCGCCGCCGCCGCTGCCGGGTGA
- a CDS encoding GumC family protein, with product MSEAIGEIGGRSLRRPHSADTPSIFAPTIPWSSGAPRPAQIDVSDLLRIIFKWKWLILAAVVVGIALAVAATMLSTRVYRSVATLEINTSPIEVMGNNRGVQPKMRSEDQFLQTQFGLLKSRSLAERVATTLNLGNDTGFVQAGGTADQRRQAASYKLAGNLSVQPLRGSNLVALSYTDVDPERATRIVNAFATGFIDSTAERRYGTTAFARNFLQTRLNATRERLESSERQLVNYARSKGIVQLSGGSGGGGQAGGRDADTPTGGSGDSLTTQSLLTLNGALSNAIGERIAAEQRYRQAIATSAAGDILQNPTIAGLRAERAKLEADYRERMATFKPDYPDMIALRTRITEIGAALGREGGEVSSSLRSAYLAALGRESELRAQVASLRSNVLDLRNRGIGYTILQREVETNGTLYDALLQRYKEIGVVGGLGESQAVVVDTALPPRSPFKPNPIRNLLIGIAAGLAIGMGIAFGIEFIDDTIKSAEDVGSKLHLPLLGLVPRMEKRASILEELATPRSEVAEAYYSVLTALQFTSGNVHPKSLLVTSSRASEGKSSTSLALAQNFARTGLNVLLVDADLRKPSFLAKTANTTTGLSRLLCSNEALGEHVVGTNTPRLSLLPSGLVPPNPAELLATRRIHQIVAEAMNSYDMVIIDAPPVLGLADAPVLGSICEATLLVIEAASIRRAIVLNAIERLTTADARLIGVVLTKYNPKTSGYGYGYGYGYGYGRPYGSEARTTPMLDIAS from the coding sequence ATGAGCGAGGCAATCGGCGAGATCGGCGGTCGCAGCCTGCGTCGTCCGCATAGTGCGGATACGCCATCGATATTTGCACCCACTATCCCCTGGAGCAGCGGTGCGCCGCGCCCCGCGCAAATCGATGTCAGCGATCTGTTGCGGATCATCTTCAAATGGAAATGGCTGATCCTGGCCGCAGTCGTCGTCGGTATCGCACTGGCGGTCGCCGCGACGATGCTGTCGACGCGCGTCTATCGATCGGTCGCGACGCTCGAGATCAACACCAGCCCGATCGAAGTGATGGGCAACAACCGCGGCGTCCAGCCCAAGATGCGCAGCGAGGACCAGTTCCTGCAGACGCAGTTCGGCCTGCTCAAGAGCCGGTCGCTCGCCGAGCGCGTCGCGACGACGCTCAACCTCGGCAACGATACCGGCTTCGTCCAGGCCGGCGGCACCGCCGACCAGCGGCGCCAGGCAGCGAGCTACAAGCTGGCGGGCAATCTCAGCGTGCAGCCGCTACGCGGCAGCAACCTGGTGGCGCTGAGCTATACCGATGTCGACCCCGAGCGTGCGACGCGGATCGTCAACGCCTTCGCGACCGGCTTCATCGATTCGACCGCCGAACGCCGCTACGGCACCACCGCCTTCGCGCGCAATTTCCTGCAAACCCGGCTCAACGCCACCCGCGAACGACTCGAATCGAGCGAACGCCAATTGGTGAACTATGCGCGCAGCAAGGGCATAGTGCAGTTGAGCGGCGGCAGCGGGGGCGGCGGGCAAGCGGGCGGGCGCGACGCCGACACCCCCACCGGCGGATCGGGCGATTCGCTGACCACCCAGTCGCTGCTCACGCTCAACGGCGCGCTGTCGAACGCGATCGGCGAGCGGATCGCTGCCGAGCAGCGCTATCGCCAGGCGATCGCGACGAGCGCCGCGGGCGACATCCTGCAGAACCCGACGATCGCCGGCCTGCGCGCCGAACGCGCCAAGCTGGAGGCCGATTATCGCGAGCGGATGGCGACCTTCAAACCCGATTACCCCGACATGATCGCGCTGCGAACGCGCATCACCGAAATCGGCGCCGCGCTCGGCCGCGAAGGCGGCGAAGTGTCGTCATCATTGCGCTCGGCCTATCTCGCCGCCTTGGGCCGCGAGAGCGAGCTGCGCGCGCAGGTAGCGTCGCTGCGGTCGAACGTGCTCGACCTGCGCAATCGCGGGATCGGCTACACCATCCTGCAGCGCGAGGTCGAAACCAACGGCACATTGTACGACGCGCTGCTGCAACGCTACAAGGAGATCGGCGTGGTCGGTGGTCTCGGCGAAAGCCAGGCGGTCGTCGTCGATACCGCGCTGCCACCGCGCAGCCCGTTCAAGCCCAACCCGATCCGCAACCTGTTGATCGGCATCGCCGCGGGGCTCGCGATCGGCATGGGAATCGCGTTCGGGATCGAGTTCATCGACGACACGATCAAATCGGCCGAGGATGTCGGCAGCAAGCTCCATCTGCCGCTGCTCGGGCTGGTGCCGCGGATGGAGAAGCGCGCATCGATCCTCGAAGAGCTCGCCACGCCGCGATCCGAAGTCGCCGAGGCCTATTATTCGGTGCTCACCGCGCTGCAATTCACCAGCGGCAATGTGCACCCCAAATCGCTGCTGGTGACCAGTTCGCGCGCGAGCGAGGGCAAATCGAGCACCTCGCTGGCGCTGGCGCAGAATTTCGCGCGCACCGGGCTGAACGTGCTGCTGGTCGACGCCGACCTGCGCAAGCCGTCGTTCCTGGCCAAGACCGCCAACACCACCACCGGGCTGTCGCGGCTGTTGTGCTCGAACGAGGCCTTGGGCGAGCATGTCGTCGGCACCAACACCCCGCGGCTGTCGCTACTCCCCAGCGGGCTGGTGCCGCCCAACCCCGCCGAGCTGCTCGCCACGCGGCGGATCCACCAGATCGTCGCCGAAGCGATGAACAGCTACGACATGGTGATCATCGACGCGCCCCCCGTTCTCGGCCTCGCCGATGCCCCGGTGCTGGGCTCGATCTGCGAGGCGACTTTGCTGGTGATCGAAGCGGCATCGATCCGCCGCGCGATCGTCCTCAATGCGATCGAGCGCCTCACCACCGCCGATGCGCGGCTGATCGGCGTCGTGCTGACCAAGTACAACCCCAAGACCAGCGGCTATGGCTACGGATATGGCTATGGCTATGGCTATGGCCGCCCCTATGGCAGCGAAGCGCGGACGACGCCGATGCTCGACATCGCCTCGTGA
- a CDS encoding O-antigen ligase family protein: protein MTAPLRPFDESLPSESAPIAPHPSARIPTADDRQGLGAAFLCGAVLLGGASAAGFVANAIVQLAAVMLVLASLWGRNARSRQAIGDHRWPMILFALTAGMIALQVVALPASIWQSLPQRSAIVQGFALAQVDPGWLPLSLTPDATLAALVALAPPLAIYAAAIGATPADRTLLLRCLVAVAVLSALLGVAQRLHGPDSPLYLYAITNRGSAVGFFANRNHLGTLLLCAVPFCAVLGASAWADRATSRKGTLQVAALTAAMLVLLAGLAITGSVAVAVMAGPVVAASIAILAAGRAKHLTRAALLGGAAVLTVAAASVAALPRQSSASDQHRTTIIPTAARAAADHLPLGAGGGSFTAVYPGYEDPAAVTPEYVNHAHSDYVEWLLEYGLPGVAIVATALALWVRATWIAWAGGGSDIARAATTALGVVLVHSAVDYPLRTAAIAVIAALATALAAPRRGPAPLGRHD, encoded by the coding sequence GTGACGGCGCCATTGCGACCTTTCGACGAAAGCCTGCCCTCCGAATCGGCGCCGATCGCGCCACACCCTTCCGCCCGGATTCCCACGGCTGATGACCGGCAAGGTTTAGGCGCGGCGTTCCTTTGCGGTGCCGTCCTCCTTGGCGGTGCCAGCGCGGCGGGCTTCGTCGCCAACGCCATCGTCCAGCTTGCCGCGGTCATGCTGGTGTTGGCTAGCCTATGGGGCCGCAATGCCCGGTCGCGGCAGGCGATCGGCGACCATCGCTGGCCCATGATCCTGTTCGCGCTGACCGCGGGCATGATCGCGCTGCAGGTCGTCGCGCTTCCCGCGTCGATCTGGCAATCGCTGCCGCAGCGATCGGCGATCGTACAGGGCTTCGCCTTGGCGCAGGTCGATCCCGGCTGGCTTCCCCTGTCGCTCACCCCCGACGCGACCTTGGCCGCACTGGTCGCGCTGGCGCCGCCGCTGGCGATCTATGCGGCAGCGATCGGCGCCACCCCCGCCGACCGGACGCTGTTGCTCCGTTGCCTCGTCGCGGTGGCGGTGCTGTCGGCCCTGCTCGGCGTGGCCCAGCGGCTGCACGGGCCCGATTCGCCGCTCTATCTCTATGCGATCACCAATCGCGGCAGCGCGGTGGGGTTCTTCGCCAATCGCAACCATCTTGGCACCTTGTTGCTGTGCGCGGTGCCGTTCTGCGCGGTGCTTGGCGCAAGCGCCTGGGCCGACCGCGCGACGTCGCGGAAGGGCACGCTCCAGGTCGCAGCCCTCACCGCCGCGATGCTCGTCCTGCTCGCTGGGCTGGCGATCACCGGCTCGGTCGCGGTCGCCGTCATGGCGGGTCCGGTCGTCGCAGCATCGATCGCGATCCTGGCCGCGGGCCGCGCAAAGCACCTGACCCGTGCCGCGCTGCTGGGCGGGGCTGCCGTGCTGACGGTAGCGGCGGCCAGCGTCGCGGCGCTCCCCCGCCAGTCATCGGCAAGCGACCAGCACCGCACAACGATCATCCCCACCGCCGCGCGTGCCGCGGCCGATCACTTGCCGCTGGGCGCGGGCGGCGGCAGCTTCACCGCGGTCTATCCGGGCTATGAAGACCCCGCCGCGGTCACCCCCGAATATGTCAACCACGCGCATAGCGACTATGTCGAATGGCTGCTCGAATATGGCCTGCCGGGCGTCGCGATCGTCGCTACCGCGCTGGCGCTGTGGGTGCGCGCGACCTGGATCGCATGGGCAGGCGGCGGCAGCGACATCGCGCGCGCGGCAACCACCGCGCTCGGCGTGGTGCTGGTCCACAGCGCGGTCGACTATCCGCTTCGCACCGCCGCGATCGCGGTCATCGCCGCGCTCGCGACCGCGCTTGCGGCGCCGCGACGCGGCCCAGCACCCCTTGGTCGCCACGACTAG
- a CDS encoding polysaccharide biosynthesis/export family protein produces MATRIVVLGQYCRVAACAAALLMAPGCGGRGGDIAYDPASFVAPDAPPLPATTTDYRLGAGDVVSIQVFKVDSLSGDQTIDSAGRVNLALLGPVAAAGRTTAEFEDELERLLGAKYLTAPSIAVTLKSAVQRTITVDGSVQQPGLYPVSAPTTLIKTIAMARGIAEEANPSRVIVFRQIDGQRMAAAFDLKSIRRGESPDPAIYADDIVVVDGSATSKAMKTVIQSLPFVTLFRPF; encoded by the coding sequence ATGGCGACGCGCATCGTTGTTCTTGGCCAATATTGTCGCGTCGCGGCGTGTGCCGCGGCGTTGCTGATGGCGCCCGGCTGCGGCGGTCGCGGCGGCGACATCGCCTATGATCCGGCAAGCTTCGTCGCCCCCGATGCGCCGCCCCTTCCCGCGACGACCACCGACTATCGGCTAGGCGCGGGCGATGTCGTGTCGATCCAGGTGTTCAAGGTCGACAGCCTGTCGGGCGACCAGACGATCGATTCGGCGGGGCGCGTCAATCTGGCGCTGCTCGGCCCGGTCGCCGCCGCCGGGCGCACGACCGCCGAGTTCGAGGACGAGCTCGAACGCCTGCTGGGCGCCAAATATCTCACCGCGCCGAGCATCGCGGTGACGCTGAAGAGCGCGGTGCAGCGGACGATCACGGTCGACGGATCGGTGCAACAGCCCGGCCTCTACCCCGTCTCGGCACCGACCACGCTGATCAAGACGATCGCGATGGCGCGCGGGATCGCCGAAGAGGCCAATCCGAGCCGCGTCATCGTCTTCCGCCAGATCGACGGCCAGCGCATGGCGGCGGCGTTCGACTTGAAAAGCATCCGCCGCGGCGAATCACCCGATCCCGCCATCTACGCCGACGACATCGTCGTCGTCGACGGATCGGCCACGAGCAAGGCGATGAAGACCGTCATCCAGTCGCTACCCTTCGTGACGCTGTTCAGGCCTTTCTAA